In Musa acuminata AAA Group cultivar baxijiao chromosome BXJ2-8, Cavendish_Baxijiao_AAA, whole genome shotgun sequence, one genomic interval encodes:
- the LOC135619407 gene encoding 36.4 kDa proline-rich protein-like, protein MDSSNLSALLLIFMLVISSSPLSLACGYCPPSTPKTPKGSITVPPIIVNPPITVPPIVVRPPITVPPIVVKPPITVPPIIVRPPITVPPIIVKPPITLPPIIVKPPITLPPIIVKPPITVPPITVPPVIGGGKPPGTGTAGCPPPPAPAKQCPVDAVKFGACLYILGSPVHIGDPAVTCCPIVEGLEGLEAALCVCTTIKGMFMGMDFLFPLAIQLLVTGCGKSIPPGYTCPS, encoded by the coding sequence ATGGACTCCTCCAACCTCTCAGCTCTCCTTCTCATCTTCATGCTCGTCATTtcctcctcccctctctctcttgcCTGTGGCTACTGTCCTCCTTCTACTCCCAAGACCCCGAAAGGATCCATCACCGTGCCTCCCATCATCGTCAACCCACCCATCACCGTGCCTCCCATCGTCGTCAGGCCGCCCATCACCGTGCCTCCCATCGTCGTCAAGCCGCCCATCACCGTGCCTCCCATCATCGTCAGGCCGCCCATCACCGTGCCTCCCATCATCGTCAAGCCGCCCATCACGTTGCCTCCCATCATCGTCAAGCCGCCCATCACGTTGCCTCCCATCATCGTCAAGCCACCCATCACAGTACCGCCTATCACGGTGCCACCAGTCATCGGTGGCGGGAAGCCACCTGGGACCGGAACCGCCGGCTGCCCACCGCCACCAGCACCAGCGAAGCAATGCCCGGTCGATGCCGTCAAGTTCGGTGCCTGCCTGTATATCCTCGGCTCGCCAGTGCACATCGGCGACCCGGCCGTCACCTGCTGCCCGATAGTGGAAGGCCTCGAGGGGTTGGAAGCGGCACTGTGTGTGTGCACCACCATCAAAGGCATGTTTATGGGCATGGACTTCCTGTTTCCCCTGGCTATCCAATTGCTTGTGACCGGCTGTGGCAAGTCAATCCCTCCCGGTTACACTTGTCCCTCTTAA